A genomic segment from Streptomyces sp. NBC_00459 encodes:
- a CDS encoding acyltransferase family protein yields the protein MNEERYGHLPPNPAESSRYENGPLPHPRPRPQTGPAPWAAGLPVSDAGRFPAAGWPQGAEAGRVADPHPHPHPIIRSAPGVEAGRAATGGPVGSAPSVDTVRFAALLPGPLPGAEAGPVSAREAGGGRFSAVDGLRGVAVLAVLLHDTGVSGRYVSWSGAGVDVLLVLTGFLATLPLVRRATATGRTGVVGFLARRAKRLVPALLVAVALTVSVCWALGSARTVGDLAGPMGHGGWAEWVHCLRLGVVPTLDRPLAPLWLWVVTAFPVSVWALLLACLGLLARHRLAAVALVVSLLAGAVAVASASGALPGVDVVTGTRVLALAAGAGAACLVHLAERGGRAVTRRVGVLQAVAGVAAAAVVAVSAVRLGGGEGGARYVVAVVLGAALLTAVLCGGRGPLARLLSGDLLTEVGRMSYSLFLLHLPVYWLLRRGQPGLGALGLFLVGGVVTWFLSLLVHYLLVERLAARSWRRGRVSH from the coding sequence ATGAACGAAGAGCGCTACGGGCACCTGCCCCCGAACCCGGCCGAGTCGTCCCGGTACGAGAACGGTCCCCTCCCCCATCCCCGTCCCCGTCCGCAGACCGGCCCGGCTCCATGGGCCGCCGGGCTGCCGGTGAGTGATGCCGGGCGCTTCCCCGCCGCCGGGTGGCCCCAGGGTGCCGAGGCCGGACGGGTCGCGGATCCGCATCCGCATCCGCATCCGATCATCCGGTCGGCACCCGGCGTCGAGGCGGGGCGGGCCGCGACCGGTGGACCCGTCGGCAGTGCTCCGTCTGTGGACACCGTCCGATTCGCCGCGCTGCTTCCCGGGCCTCTGCCCGGTGCCGAGGCTGGGCCGGTGTCGGCGCGGGAGGCGGGTGGGGGGCGGTTCTCCGCCGTGGACGGTCTGCGGGGAGTGGCTGTGCTGGCTGTTCTGTTGCATGACACCGGCGTGAGTGGGCGGTATGTCTCCTGGTCCGGTGCGGGCGTCGACGTTCTGCTGGTGCTGACGGGCTTTCTCGCCACCCTGCCCCTCGTCCGCAGGGCGACGGCCACCGGCAGGACCGGCGTCGTCGGTTTCCTGGCCCGTAGGGCGAAGCGGCTGGTTCCGGCCCTGCTGGTGGCCGTCGCCCTGACCGTCTCGGTGTGTTGGGCGCTGGGTTCCGCGCGTACCGTCGGCGACTTGGCCGGACCGATGGGTCATGGGGGCTGGGCAGAGTGGGTGCACTGTCTACGGCTGGGTGTCGTCCCCACGCTGGACCGGCCGCTGGCTCCGCTGTGGTTGTGGGTGGTCACCGCGTTTCCCGTGTCGGTGTGGGCGCTTCTGCTGGCCTGTCTCGGCCTGCTGGCCCGACACCGGCTCGCTGCGGTGGCACTGGTCGTCTCACTGCTCGCCGGGGCGGTGGCCGTCGCTTCGGCGAGCGGGGCGCTGCCCGGCGTCGACGTCGTCACCGGTACGCGGGTACTCGCCCTGGCGGCCGGTGCCGGTGCCGCTTGCCTCGTACACCTGGCCGAACGCGGTGGGCGTGCGGTGACCCGGCGGGTCGGCGTGTTGCAGGCGGTGGCCGGTGTCGCCGCCGCGGCGGTGGTGGCGGTGTCGGCCGTTCGTCTCGGCGGAGGGGAGGGCGGGGCCCGGTACGTGGTCGCGGTCGTGCTGGGCGCGGCTCTGCTGACGGCGGTGCTCTGCGGCGGCCGAGGCCCTCTGGCGCGGCTGCTGTCGGGCGACCTGCTCACGGAGGTCGGCCGGATGTCCTACAGCCTCTTCCTGCTGCACCTTCCCGTGTACTGGCTGCTGCGGCGCGGCCAGCCCGGTCTCGGTGCTCTCGGCCTGTTCCTCGTCGGGGGCGTGGTGACCTGGTTCCTGTCGCTGCTGGTCCACTACCTGCTCGTCGAGCGTCTGGCCGCCCGCTCCTGGCGTCGCGGGCGGGTGTCCCACTGA
- a CDS encoding site-2 protease family protein, which yields MDESGGSGQPRSGNDQSTDRHTGGTAPTTDPTQPEPATTDTRVAETGKPDAEPTRTDEPVGTDEPAAPEPPETPKPDAPADTPGRTGTTPRLAKSRVPRKPKDPGGGLLMGRPFGVPVYVAPSWFLVAALITWVFGGQLDRVLPELGAVRYLVSLFFAVAFYASVLVHELAHTVAALRFKLPVRRIQLQFFGGVSEIEKESETPGREFVLAFVGPLLSLILAGVFYLALQTVEPGTVPGVLLAGLMISNLIVAAFNLLPGLPLDGGRMLRAVVWKITGKPMTGTIAAAWVGRALAVSVLIGLPLLTQAGALGSDAEDSVGMDTVTDALLAAILAAIIWTGAGNSLRMARLREHLPELRARNLTRRAVPVETNTPLSEALRRANDAGARALVVVDPDGEPLSLVREAAIVGVPEHRRPWVSVSGLAQDLTDGMRVSAELSGEELLDALRATPATEYLVVEDSGEIYGVLSAADVERAFVKAMARPN from the coding sequence GTGGACGAGAGCGGCGGGAGCGGACAGCCGCGCTCCGGCAACGACCAGTCGACCGACCGCCACACCGGCGGTACGGCGCCGACCACCGACCCCACCCAGCCCGAACCGGCGACGACCGACACCCGGGTCGCGGAGACCGGGAAGCCCGACGCGGAGCCCACGCGGACCGACGAGCCTGTCGGCACCGACGAACCGGCAGCCCCGGAACCCCCGGAAACCCCGAAACCGGACGCGCCCGCCGACACCCCCGGACGCACAGGCACCACACCCCGCCTCGCCAAGTCCCGCGTGCCCCGGAAACCCAAGGACCCCGGCGGCGGGCTCCTCATGGGACGCCCCTTCGGCGTACCGGTCTACGTCGCCCCCAGCTGGTTCCTCGTCGCCGCCCTCATCACCTGGGTCTTCGGCGGCCAGCTCGACCGCGTGCTCCCCGAACTCGGCGCCGTCCGCTACCTCGTCTCCCTCTTCTTCGCGGTCGCCTTCTACGCGTCCGTCCTCGTCCATGAACTCGCCCACACCGTCGCCGCCCTCCGCTTCAAACTCCCGGTCCGCCGCATCCAGCTCCAGTTCTTCGGCGGCGTCTCCGAGATCGAGAAGGAGTCGGAGACCCCCGGCCGCGAATTCGTGCTCGCCTTCGTCGGCCCGCTCCTCTCCCTGATCCTCGCGGGCGTCTTCTACCTCGCGCTCCAGACCGTCGAACCCGGTACCGTCCCCGGAGTCCTGCTGGCCGGCCTGATGATCTCCAACCTCATCGTGGCCGCCTTCAACCTCCTGCCCGGCCTGCCCCTGGACGGCGGCCGTATGCTCCGCGCGGTCGTCTGGAAGATCACCGGCAAACCCATGACCGGTACGATCGCCGCCGCCTGGGTCGGCCGCGCCCTCGCCGTCTCCGTCCTCATCGGACTCCCGCTGCTCACCCAGGCCGGCGCGCTCGGCTCCGACGCCGAGGACAGCGTCGGCATGGACACCGTCACCGACGCGCTGCTCGCCGCGATCCTCGCCGCGATCATCTGGACCGGCGCCGGCAACAGCCTCCGTATGGCCCGCCTGCGCGAACACCTCCCGGAACTGCGCGCCCGCAACCTCACCCGCCGCGCGGTCCCCGTCGAGACCAACACCCCCCTCTCCGAGGCCCTGCGCCGAGCCAACGACGCAGGCGCCCGCGCCCTGGTCGTCGTCGACCCCGACGGAGAACCCCTCTCCCTGGTCCGCGAGGCCGCGATCGTCGGCGTACCCGAACACCGCCGCCCCTGGGTCTCCGTGAGCGGCCTCGCCCAGGACCTCACGGACGGCATGCGGGTCTCCGCGGAGCTCTCCGGCGAGGAACTCCTCGACGCCCTGCGCGCGACCCCCGCCACCGAGTACCTGGTCGTGGAGGACTCCGGCGAGATCTACGGAGTCCTCTCGGCGGCCGACGTGGAGCGCGCCTTCGTGAAGGCGATGGCCCGCCCGAACTAG